In Hymenobacter sublimis, a single genomic region encodes these proteins:
- a CDS encoding S8 family serine peptidase translates to MSAASFCRAYLRFVLVAGSVASSLVGRAQTLPVRTSSRVAPGLEANRAGRALRVSVTNPAAFQQWLTQHQPRAVATAEPRHAGLWQVRGVTPAELTQCPWVSFVEVADRRAQPERQLNTADLAANKVTTVHARYPALAGQGLTVSVKESPLDINDIDFKGRLVNPDPQAQLLNSHATIMATLIAGGGNSAVTGKGAAWQARIAQSSYDNLLPDNTTTLASQGVSVQNHSYGVAVENFYGLEARAYDQQVRQRPELLHVFSAGNSGNQPAPAGSYAGLAGVANLTGQFKNSKNTLSVGATDALGQVVPLSSRGPAADGRLKPELVAFGDGGTSDAAALVSGISLLVQQAYRDQQSKLPASALVKAALLNAADDAGRPNVDFVAGYGQADALGAVQTILERRFAEGSATQSQEQIFTITVPAGTHRLKATLVWNDPEAAANATTTLVNDLDLTLARPTTGQRWLPWTLSSFAHLDSLALPARRQANHRDNAEQITLDLPTAGTYELRVRGYNIAQGPQAFSLAYEFESGLTWVHPTRARNLRAAESVLLRWQWAGPATAARLEYRPVGQPTWTILAPSVNLAQQTFRWTTPETTEPAQLRLLTGAGTVESDTFFVARPLALQVGYNCPDETLLTWARVPGATRYQVYQLGATHLQPFRLVADTAVVLTAAEAATRHFAVAPVIQGRVGERGSTTDVTQVAHGCYVRSFLPRQLVTDTVRLDLTLGTTYRLQAVVLERRLADGSFQAVQTITPVRRTSLVLTDPSALAGRAQYRARLVLTTGQLLYSAIEEVFFVPSASDVLVYPVPVVAGEPLTLVGPRDQALHIRIFDLTGRLRLERTTDGGTIQAQDTHALGKGTYLLRISVAGSREVTRRIVVL, encoded by the coding sequence ATGTCTGCTGCTTCTTTCTGCCGTGCCTATCTTCGTTTCGTGTTGGTAGCCGGCAGTGTGGCTAGTAGCCTGGTAGGTAGGGCCCAAACGCTGCCGGTGCGCACCAGCAGCCGGGTAGCTCCGGGCCTGGAAGCCAACCGCGCCGGGCGAGCCTTGCGCGTAAGCGTTACCAACCCGGCGGCTTTTCAGCAGTGGCTAACCCAGCACCAACCGCGGGCTGTGGCAACGGCCGAGCCTCGGCACGCCGGGCTCTGGCAGGTGCGCGGCGTTACGCCCGCTGAGCTAACGCAGTGCCCTTGGGTGAGCTTCGTGGAGGTAGCCGACCGCCGGGCCCAACCCGAGCGCCAACTCAACACCGCTGACCTTGCCGCGAATAAAGTTACCACGGTGCATGCGCGCTACCCCGCCTTAGCGGGCCAAGGTCTGACAGTATCGGTCAAGGAAAGTCCGCTGGACATCAATGATATTGACTTTAAAGGCCGCCTGGTTAACCCCGATCCGCAGGCCCAGCTGCTGAACTCGCACGCCACCATCATGGCTACGCTTATTGCCGGGGGCGGCAACTCCGCCGTGACCGGTAAGGGGGCCGCCTGGCAGGCCCGCATTGCGCAGTCGAGCTACGATAACTTACTTCCTGACAATACCACCACGCTTGCCAGCCAGGGCGTATCGGTGCAAAACCATTCCTACGGGGTAGCCGTCGAAAACTTCTACGGCCTCGAGGCTCGCGCCTACGACCAGCAGGTACGCCAGCGGCCCGAGCTGCTGCACGTATTCTCCGCTGGCAATTCGGGTAACCAGCCCGCGCCCGCTGGGTCTTACGCCGGCTTGGCGGGGGTAGCCAACCTCACGGGACAGTTCAAAAATTCCAAAAACACGCTGAGCGTGGGCGCGACAGATGCGCTGGGCCAAGTAGTACCCCTCAGCTCCCGCGGCCCTGCCGCCGACGGCCGCCTCAAGCCGGAGCTAGTAGCTTTTGGCGACGGCGGCACGTCCGACGCGGCGGCTTTGGTGTCGGGTATCAGCCTGCTGGTGCAGCAGGCTTACCGCGACCAGCAGAGCAAGCTGCCCGCGTCGGCGCTGGTGAAAGCGGCCTTGCTAAATGCCGCCGATGATGCTGGCCGACCCAACGTGGATTTTGTGGCTGGCTACGGGCAGGCTGATGCGCTGGGCGCCGTGCAAACCATTCTGGAGCGCCGCTTTGCGGAAGGTTCGGCTACGCAAAGCCAGGAGCAGATTTTTACGATTACCGTTCCAGCCGGAACGCATCGGCTAAAGGCCACGCTAGTTTGGAATGACCCCGAGGCGGCCGCCAATGCTACTACTACGCTCGTTAATGACCTCGACTTGACCCTGGCCCGGCCGACTACGGGGCAGCGCTGGCTGCCCTGGACGCTCAGTTCCTTTGCTCATCTGGACTCGTTGGCCCTACCCGCGCGGCGGCAAGCCAATCACCGCGACAATGCCGAGCAGATTACCCTGGACCTACCAACAGCCGGCACCTACGAATTGCGGGTGCGCGGCTACAACATAGCGCAGGGGCCGCAGGCCTTCAGCTTGGCCTACGAGTTTGAGTCGGGTCTAACGTGGGTACATCCCACGCGGGCCCGCAATCTGCGGGCTGCAGAATCGGTGTTGCTGCGCTGGCAGTGGGCGGGGCCAGCTACGGCGGCCCGCCTGGAGTACCGCCCGGTGGGGCAACCTACCTGGACTATTCTGGCGCCCTCCGTAAACTTAGCCCAGCAAACGTTTCGCTGGACAACGCCCGAAACAACGGAGCCAGCTCAGTTGCGCCTCCTAACCGGCGCAGGTACCGTGGAGTCGGATACGTTTTTCGTGGCCCGGCCGCTGGCCTTGCAGGTTGGCTACAACTGCCCCGATGAAACCCTGCTGACCTGGGCGCGGGTGCCGGGCGCTACCCGCTACCAAGTGTACCAGTTAGGCGCCACTCACCTGCAGCCCTTCCGTTTAGTGGCGGATACCGCTGTGGTACTTACCGCAGCAGAAGCGGCTACCCGCCACTTTGCCGTGGCTCCCGTCATACAGGGGCGGGTAGGGGAGCGGGGCAGCACCACGGATGTAACGCAGGTAGCGCACGGCTGCTACGTGCGCTCCTTTCTACCCCGGCAATTGGTCACGGATACTGTGCGGCTTGATTTAACCCTGGGCACTACTTACCGGCTGCAGGCAGTGGTGTTGGAGCGCCGCCTAGCGGACGGCTCCTTTCAGGCAGTCCAGACGATTACCCCGGTGCGCCGCACCAGCCTAGTGCTAACCGACCCCAGTGCCCTGGCTGGCCGGGCTCAGTACCGGGCTCGTCTGGTGCTTACTACGGGGCAGCTGCTGTACAGTGCCATCGAGGAAGTGTTTTTTGTGCCCTCAGCCTCCGATGTGCTGGTGTACCCGGTGCCGGTGGTGGCGGGCGAACCGCTCACCTTAGTCGGGCCCCGAGACCAGGCCCTGCACATCCGCATATTCGACCTGACGGGCCGTTTGCGGCTGGAGCGCACCACGGATGGGGGCACTATTCAGGCACAGGATACCCATGCGCTGGGGAAAGGTACCTACTTACTCCGCATCAGCGTTGCGGGCAGCCGCGAGGTAACCCGGCGTATTGTGGTGCTGTAG
- a CDS encoding zinc-dependent alcohol dehydrogenase, whose translation MKALVYHGMRDVRVDTVDDPEIEDARDAIIRVTSTAICGSDLHIYNGSIPQPRPMVLGHEFMGIVEEVGKGVKGKLKVGDRVVVPFPVACGTCYFCNHQLPGHCENSNPDHYGPEGGLLTEKGGALFGYTDIYGGYNGGQAEYVRVPYADFGPRVIPDSLTDEQALFLTDIFPTGYSGIDWGEVKGGEIVAIFGAGPVGIMAAKSAWLRGAARVVVVDTLQYRLDKAQHATNCEVIRWEDAKSVVEQIRELSGGRGADVCVECVGFEPDRDLLDRAKAVINLEKGSDKVLLACMSAVRRGGIVSVLGVYSSPFDNFPIHQFFDKGITLRGGQAPAQKHIDKLLQYVIEGKVVLDDIITHRLPLAEAAHGYDIFRNKKDNCVKVVLKP comes from the coding sequence ATGAAGGCACTCGTGTATCACGGAATGAGAGACGTGCGCGTCGATACCGTTGACGACCCGGAAATTGAAGATGCGCGCGACGCAATTATCCGCGTGACGAGCACGGCCATCTGCGGCTCCGACCTGCACATTTACAACGGCAGCATTCCGCAGCCTCGGCCCATGGTACTTGGTCACGAGTTTATGGGCATTGTGGAAGAGGTAGGCAAAGGCGTGAAAGGCAAGCTCAAGGTCGGCGACCGGGTAGTGGTGCCGTTTCCTGTTGCCTGCGGCACCTGCTATTTCTGCAACCATCAACTGCCCGGCCACTGCGAAAACTCCAACCCTGACCACTACGGCCCTGAAGGCGGGTTGCTGACCGAAAAAGGCGGGGCGCTGTTTGGCTACACCGATATTTACGGCGGCTACAATGGCGGCCAGGCCGAGTACGTGCGCGTACCCTACGCCGACTTCGGCCCCCGAGTAATTCCGGATAGCCTCACCGACGAGCAGGCCCTATTCCTGACGGACATCTTCCCAACGGGTTATTCCGGCATTGATTGGGGTGAAGTAAAAGGCGGCGAAATTGTGGCCATTTTTGGGGCCGGACCCGTGGGTATTATGGCCGCGAAATCGGCGTGGCTGCGCGGGGCGGCCCGGGTAGTGGTGGTTGATACCCTGCAGTACCGGCTCGACAAGGCCCAGCACGCCACAAACTGCGAGGTTATCCGCTGGGAAGATGCTAAGTCAGTAGTGGAGCAGATCCGGGAGCTAAGTGGCGGGCGTGGTGCTGACGTGTGCGTGGAGTGCGTGGGCTTCGAGCCTGACCGAGATTTGCTGGACCGGGCCAAGGCCGTTATCAACCTGGAAAAGGGCTCCGATAAAGTGCTGCTGGCTTGCATGAGTGCGGTTCGCCGGGGCGGCATCGTGTCGGTGCTGGGCGTGTACAGCTCCCCCTTCGATAACTTCCCTATTCATCAGTTCTTTGACAAGGGCATTACCCTGCGGGGCGGGCAGGCACCCGCTCAAAAGCACATTGATAAGCTGCTGCAGTATGTAATTGAGGGCAAAGTGGTGCTGGATGACATCATCACGCACCGGCTGCCCTTGGCCGAAGCCGCCCACGGCTACGACATTTTCCGCAATAAGAAAGACAACTGCGTGAAGGTGGTGCTAAAGCCCTAA
- a CDS encoding UDP-2,3-diacylglucosamine diphosphatase — MTRPPQLPDLALPPGRRVYFASDFHLGAPDAARSLERERRIVRWLDMAAQDAAAIYLLGDIFDFWFEYRHAIPRGFIRLQGKLAELTDAGLPVTFFTGNHDMWMFDYFTKELNIPVLRNPVSQRIGGHTFHIGHGDGLGPGDHTYKVLKRVFASPVAQWLFARLHPNLGIGIANRWSQHSRLQNGAADEQYFGEEEWLLTYCRQVQQQFPHEYYVFGHRHLPLDVAVAPGSRYVNLGEWVNYCSYGVYDGNQLVLQHFEQGKQS; from the coding sequence ATGACGCGCCCGCCGCAACTACCTGACCTCGCGCTGCCCCCGGGCCGCCGCGTGTATTTTGCTTCTGATTTTCACTTGGGTGCCCCCGATGCTGCCCGCTCCCTGGAGCGGGAACGGCGCATTGTGCGCTGGCTGGATATGGCCGCCCAGGATGCGGCAGCCATCTACCTGCTAGGCGACATCTTCGACTTTTGGTTTGAGTACCGCCATGCTATTCCCCGGGGGTTTATTCGGTTGCAGGGCAAGCTAGCCGAACTGACCGATGCCGGCCTACCCGTGACATTTTTTACCGGCAACCACGATATGTGGATGTTCGATTACTTCACCAAGGAGTTAAATATTCCTGTCCTGCGCAATCCGGTAAGTCAGCGCATCGGGGGGCACACGTTTCACATCGGCCACGGCGACGGGCTGGGCCCCGGCGACCATACTTATAAGGTATTGAAGCGCGTATTTGCCTCGCCGGTAGCTCAGTGGTTGTTTGCCCGGCTGCACCCTAATTTAGGTATCGGCATTGCTAACCGCTGGAGCCAGCACAGCCGCCTGCAAAACGGCGCCGCTGATGAGCAGTACTTCGGGGAGGAAGAATGGCTGCTGACCTACTGCCGACAAGTACAGCAGCAGTTTCCGCACGAGTACTACGTATTCGGGCACCGCCACTTACCGCTGGATGTAGCAGTTGCCCCTGGTAGCCGTTACGTTAACCTAGGAGAATGGGTCAATTATTGCTCCTACGGCGTTTATGATGGCAACCAGCTGGTGTTGCAGCACTTTGAGCAAGGGAAACAAAGCTAA
- a CDS encoding LutC/YkgG family protein codes for MADTSRDIILRRIRESLRQPAEQPARPDFAAPLHPRPTSDDDLAVAFAQSFVRVGGVFYYCESVEQFYDALFAYKREKNLEHLYVWEPELKKLLHEGNIVFQGDEADFRTNADAGLTSCEALVARTGSVMVAAGTASGRRLSIYPDQHLVVARTSQVVADIGDALKLMQQKYGPDKLPSMISLTTGPSRTADIEKTLVLGAHGPRSIVLFLLDDAPAATT; via the coding sequence ATGGCGGATACTTCTCGTGATATTATCCTGCGGCGCATTCGGGAGTCCTTGCGGCAGCCGGCGGAGCAGCCGGCGCGCCCCGACTTTGCGGCGCCTCTGCACCCCCGGCCCACGTCGGATGATGACCTGGCGGTGGCGTTTGCGCAGAGCTTTGTGCGGGTAGGGGGCGTGTTCTACTATTGCGAGTCGGTGGAGCAGTTCTACGATGCGCTTTTCGCCTATAAGCGGGAAAAGAATCTGGAACACCTTTACGTATGGGAACCCGAGCTGAAAAAGCTGCTGCACGAGGGCAATATTGTTTTTCAGGGTGATGAAGCGGACTTTCGGACCAACGCCGACGCTGGGCTTACGAGCTGCGAGGCCCTAGTAGCCCGCACGGGTAGTGTAATGGTAGCCGCCGGCACGGCTAGCGGCCGCCGCCTCAGCATCTACCCCGATCAGCACCTGGTGGTAGCGCGCACCTCCCAGGTGGTAGCCGACATTGGCGACGCCCTGAAGCTGATGCAGCAGAAGTACGGGCCCGACAAGCTGCCCTCCATGATTTCCCTGACCACTGGGCCAAGCCGCACGGCCGATATTGAAAAAACGCTGGTGCTCGGCGCCCACGGCCCGCGCAGCATCGTCTTGTTTTTACTGGATGACGCGCCCGCCGCAACTACCTGA
- the ftsH gene encoding ATP-dependent zinc metalloprotease FtsH has translation MSDTTPKKKKPMLPNPAPRPGMQLWVLTGLVVLILGMVYLSRSNPVIEITQKRFEQMLSAGDVRDVTLVNDKQVEVTLTSDATKKPPYDAELKRRGPLSMEQGAQYGFRVVDGKTFKTDLDRVQSTLPADRQVGLKVVDRTGYSEYVTTWGFMIVLFVGFWFLMRRMSGAGGPGGQIFNIGKSRAALFEGGDKVKITFKDVAGLEEAKEEVQEIVEFLKNPSKFTILGGKIPKGALLVGPPGTGKTLLAKAVAGEADVPFFSLSGSDFVEMFVGVGAARVRDLFKQAKAKAPCIIFIDEIDAIGRSRSRGNVPGGNDERENTLNSLLVEMDGFGTDSGVIILAATNRPDTLDSALLRPGRFDRQISIDKPDINGRTQIFNVHLKPLTLGPDVEAKKLAAQTPGFAGAEIANVCNEAALIAARRDKKMVTMQDFTDAVDRVIGGLEKKNKIISPGEKKVVAYHEAGHAIAGWFLEHADPLVKVSIVPRGVAALGYAQYLPREQFLYNTEQLMDEMCMTLGGRAAEELVFGKISTGALSDLERITKTAYSIVTMYGMNAKLGNVSFYDSKGQNEYGFTKPYSEATSQMIDEEVRTIIEQAYIRTKELLTERRHELEVIAKELLEKEILLQDDLVRLVGPRPFDSQTTYQAHMAGTDRSETLSERKQEHPGVPLGNDLPDLNLPGMDKDQNGTTGTATEPSGSAVTPL, from the coding sequence ATGTCTGATACGACGCCAAAAAAGAAAAAACCTATGCTGCCCAATCCCGCGCCACGGCCCGGGATGCAGCTCTGGGTGCTGACGGGCTTGGTGGTGCTCATCCTCGGGATGGTGTACCTCTCGCGCAGCAACCCCGTGATTGAAATTACGCAGAAGCGCTTTGAGCAAATGCTTTCGGCCGGCGACGTGCGCGACGTAACCCTCGTGAACGACAAGCAGGTTGAGGTTACGCTCACCTCCGACGCTACCAAGAAGCCTCCGTATGATGCCGAGCTGAAGCGCCGTGGTCCGCTTTCCATGGAGCAAGGTGCTCAGTACGGCTTCCGGGTGGTTGATGGCAAAACCTTTAAGACGGACCTAGACAGGGTGCAGTCTACTTTGCCTGCTGACCGCCAGGTTGGTCTTAAGGTAGTGGACCGCACGGGCTACAGTGAGTACGTTACTACCTGGGGCTTCATGATTGTGCTGTTCGTGGGCTTCTGGTTCCTGATGCGCCGCATGAGCGGAGCTGGGGGGCCGGGTGGTCAAATCTTCAATATCGGCAAGTCTCGCGCGGCGCTTTTTGAAGGTGGCGACAAGGTGAAGATTACCTTCAAGGACGTAGCCGGTCTGGAAGAAGCCAAAGAGGAAGTGCAGGAAATTGTGGAGTTCCTTAAGAACCCCTCGAAGTTCACCATCCTCGGTGGTAAAATCCCGAAAGGCGCCTTACTAGTAGGTCCTCCCGGCACCGGTAAAACCCTGCTGGCGAAAGCAGTAGCAGGCGAAGCTGACGTGCCGTTCTTCTCCCTGTCGGGCTCCGACTTTGTGGAAATGTTCGTGGGGGTGGGCGCCGCCCGGGTGCGTGACCTGTTCAAGCAGGCCAAAGCCAAGGCCCCGTGCATCATCTTCATCGACGAAATTGACGCCATTGGCCGCAGCCGCTCCCGCGGTAACGTGCCCGGCGGCAACGATGAACGGGAAAACACGCTGAACTCCCTGCTGGTAGAAATGGACGGTTTCGGTACCGACTCCGGGGTTATTATCCTGGCCGCTACCAACCGCCCCGATACCCTGGATTCGGCCCTGCTGCGTCCGGGGCGCTTCGACCGCCAGATCAGCATCGACAAGCCAGACATTAACGGCCGCACCCAAATTTTCAACGTACACCTGAAGCCGTTGACCTTGGGGCCCGATGTGGAAGCCAAGAAGCTGGCCGCTCAGACGCCTGGTTTTGCCGGCGCTGAAATTGCCAACGTCTGCAACGAAGCCGCCCTTATTGCCGCCCGCCGCGACAAAAAGATGGTGACCATGCAGGACTTCACCGACGCCGTAGACCGTGTCATCGGTGGTCTGGAGAAGAAAAACAAAATCATCAGCCCCGGTGAGAAGAAAGTAGTTGCCTACCATGAAGCTGGCCACGCTATTGCGGGCTGGTTTCTGGAGCACGCTGATCCGCTGGTGAAAGTTAGCATTGTGCCTCGGGGGGTAGCAGCGCTGGGCTACGCGCAGTATCTGCCGCGGGAGCAGTTCCTCTACAACACCGAGCAGCTCATGGACGAAATGTGCATGACCCTGGGTGGCCGCGCCGCCGAGGAGCTAGTGTTCGGCAAGATTTCGACCGGTGCCCTTTCCGACTTGGAGCGCATCACGAAAACGGCCTACAGCATCGTGACCATGTATGGCATGAACGCCAAGCTGGGCAACGTTTCGTTCTACGACTCAAAAGGTCAGAATGAGTATGGCTTCACCAAGCCGTATTCGGAGGCTACCTCGCAGATGATTGACGAGGAAGTACGGACCATTATCGAGCAGGCTTATATCCGTACCAAGGAGCTGCTGACGGAGCGTCGGCACGAACTGGAGGTAATTGCCAAGGAACTGCTTGAAAAAGAGATTCTACTGCAAGATGACTTGGTGCGCCTCGTGGGTCCTCGTCCCTTCGATAGCCAGACGACGTACCAAGCGCACATGGCCGGTACCGACCGGAGCGAAACGCTCAGCGAGCGGAAGCAGGAGCACCCAGGTGTTCCGCTCGGCAACGACCTCCCAGACCTGAATCTGCCCGGTATGGACAAGGACCAAAACGGCACTACTGGCACTGCCACCGAACCTAGTGGTAGCGCAGTAACGCCGCTCTAA
- the rsfS gene encoding ribosome silencing factor, translated as MKSTLVRQDSDKLADVVVRGMQEKKAADIVVLNLKDLKNAVADYFIICSASSDTQIDAIARSVEEEVEKLTGQNPWQTEGRMNREWVLLDYVDVVVHVFLRDRRQFYGLEELWGDAQITYVEEEETPAVIR; from the coding sequence ATGAAAAGTACCCTGGTTCGGCAGGATTCGGACAAGTTGGCAGATGTAGTAGTGCGCGGCATGCAAGAGAAGAAAGCAGCCGATATCGTGGTGCTCAATCTTAAAGACCTCAAAAATGCCGTAGCCGATTATTTTATAATCTGCTCGGCTTCTTCAGATACGCAAATTGACGCTATTGCCCGCTCAGTAGAAGAGGAGGTAGAAAAGCTCACTGGTCAGAACCCTTGGCAAACCGAAGGGCGCATGAACCGGGAGTGGGTCCTGCTCGACTACGTGGATGTAGTAGTGCACGTCTTCCTGCGTGACCGGCGCCAGTTCTACGGCTTGGAAGAGCTGTGGGGCGACGCGCAAATCACGTATGTGGAGGAAGAGGAAACTCCGGCGGTGATAAGGTAA
- a CDS encoding biotin--[acetyl-CoA-carboxylase] ligase produces the protein MEAISPQTLFTGQQLVWLPECPSTNTEAHQLAVQNRATDGCCVITDKQTAGRGQRGNQWEAAPGENLTLSVVWHPSFLPAADQFLLSQAVALAVHDWLTVLLGADPALRVKWPNDIFFGQQKLGGILIENTLSGPKIQHSIVGIGLNINQREFDVATATSLTCLTGRAYELPTLAARLLESLERRYLQLRAGRVGALRTEYLRVLYQFQEEHEYEVSGRRIKGQIMGVDEAGRLALASNGQLYYFDLKEIRYI, from the coding sequence GTGGAGGCTATATCCCCCCAAACGCTCTTCACGGGCCAACAGCTTGTCTGGTTGCCCGAATGCCCCTCGACGAACACCGAGGCACACCAGTTAGCTGTCCAAAACCGGGCCACGGACGGCTGTTGCGTCATTACCGACAAACAGACCGCCGGGCGGGGCCAACGAGGCAACCAATGGGAGGCCGCACCGGGCGAAAACCTGACGCTTTCGGTAGTGTGGCACCCTAGTTTCTTGCCCGCCGCCGATCAGTTTTTGCTAAGCCAAGCCGTGGCCCTGGCGGTGCATGATTGGCTGACGGTCCTGCTCGGCGCTGATCCAGCCTTGCGGGTGAAATGGCCGAACGACATTTTCTTCGGCCAGCAAAAGCTAGGAGGCATTCTGATTGAGAACACACTAAGCGGCCCGAAGATTCAGCATAGTATCGTCGGAATTGGATTAAATATTAACCAGCGGGAGTTTGACGTAGCAACCGCTACCTCCTTGACGTGCCTGACCGGGCGGGCCTATGAACTGCCCACGCTGGCCGCCCGATTGCTGGAAAGCCTGGAGCGCCGGTATTTGCAGTTACGAGCAGGGCGGGTAGGGGCGCTTCGCACGGAGTACCTGCGGGTGCTGTACCAGTTTCAGGAGGAGCACGAGTATGAGGTGAGCGGCCGCCGAATAAAGGGCCAGATTATGGGGGTTGATGAAGCCGGTCGCCTAGCCCTTGCCAGCAACGGCCAACTGTATTATTTTGATTTAAAAGAAATTCGCTATATATGA
- a CDS encoding T9SS type A sorting domain-containing protein translates to MKLTTRFFPVLLLLLWQLPLLAATVRLKAATARQLPARAATSWQQVSPSAALTSAAARTLTPALSVYPNPSRGLITISVGQKLPWADYKLRLSNVIGREVRSVGLRPEAADGGMNLNLSDLPPGMYFYSLVQNDKVVSTKRLMLQN, encoded by the coding sequence ATGAAACTTACTACGCGCTTTTTCCCTGTATTGCTGCTGTTGCTGTGGCAACTGCCTTTGCTGGCGGCCACTGTCCGGCTGAAAGCCGCTACGGCGCGCCAGCTTCCGGCGCGAGCTGCTACCTCTTGGCAACAAGTAAGCCCGAGCGCAGCACTTACTTCAGCGGCGGCCCGTACGCTTACACCCGCACTTTCCGTTTATCCAAACCCGTCGCGGGGCCTGATTACTATTTCCGTGGGCCAAAAACTGCCGTGGGCTGATTATAAGCTGCGGTTGAGCAACGTTATTGGACGGGAAGTGCGTAGCGTAGGGTTACGGCCGGAAGCGGCTGATGGCGGTATGAATTTGAACCTTTCGGACCTGCCCCCGGGTATGTATTTTTACAGCTTGGTGCAGAACGATAAGGTGGTTTCAACCAAACGCCTTATGCTACAGAACTAG